A stretch of Crossiella cryophila DNA encodes these proteins:
- a CDS encoding exo-alpha-sialidase — MTQRTRWLGIVAAPLLLTGLLAQPAAAEASTVAKIVQEPGEYEARFPDVLKLRDGRLMAVWHRATAHAGAVGTIQLSFGSADGRTWSENPTPALADPGTMAGIDTRDPKLGMMPDGSVLMTFFVPGGKVYYSVWKPGWTRFTDPVQLTAPGIGAGIFSHGSPLALADNGSQTDQVLIPVYTVDNDQTGYKGGAHFIRATYRPTGDPRLVVSSAHQIIGNANPPGRKYFEPSFVQYGGTVVAVVRSEQNGGGSPAIVVRWNPYTATPDYEYQSFSDVLASSHHLLKTASGKLLFTYGDRARAGRPTAGMMISNPIADWTKGKVLPIYNSGAQDQANPSSVEISAGTFLTLAYNAKPKTSDPEFGGTLWVVQSKAADY; from the coding sequence ATGACACAGCGAACGCGCTGGCTGGGGATCGTGGCGGCGCCACTGCTGCTGACCGGGCTGCTCGCGCAGCCGGCGGCGGCCGAGGCGAGCACGGTGGCCAAGATCGTGCAGGAGCCGGGGGAGTACGAGGCGCGATTCCCTGACGTGCTGAAACTGCGGGACGGCAGGCTGATGGCGGTGTGGCACCGGGCCACCGCCCACGCCGGGGCGGTGGGCACCATCCAGCTGTCCTTCGGCAGCGCCGACGGCCGGACGTGGAGCGAGAACCCCACCCCCGCGCTGGCCGATCCGGGCACCATGGCCGGGATCGACACCCGCGATCCCAAGCTGGGCATGATGCCGGACGGCAGCGTGCTGATGACCTTCTTCGTGCCGGGCGGCAAGGTCTACTACTCGGTGTGGAAGCCCGGCTGGACCCGGTTCACCGACCCGGTCCAGCTGACCGCGCCCGGCATCGGCGCCGGGATCTTCAGCCACGGCAGCCCGCTCGCGCTGGCCGACAACGGCTCCCAGACCGACCAGGTGCTCATCCCGGTCTACACCGTCGACAACGACCAGACCGGGTACAAGGGCGGGGCGCACTTCATCCGGGCCACCTACCGGCCCACCGGCGACCCCCGGCTGGTGGTGAGTTCGGCGCACCAGATCATCGGCAACGCCAACCCGCCCGGCCGGAAGTACTTCGAGCCGAGCTTCGTGCAGTACGGCGGCACGGTGGTCGCGGTGGTGCGGTCCGAGCAGAACGGCGGCGGGTCACCGGCGATCGTGGTGCGCTGGAACCCCTACACCGCCACCCCGGACTACGAGTACCAGAGCTTCAGCGATGTGCTCGCCAGCTCGCACCACCTGCTCAAGACCGCCAGCGGCAAGCTGCTCTTCACCTACGGCGACCGGGCCCGCGCGGGGCGCCCCACCGCGGGCATGATGATCAGCAACCCCATCGCGGACTGGACCAAGGGCAAGGTGCTGCCGATCTACAACTCCGGCGCGCAGGACCAGGCCAACCCCTCCAGCGTGGAGATCAGCGCCGGGACCTTCCTGACCCTGGCCTACAACGCCAAACCGAAGACGAGCGATCCGGAGTTCGGCGGCACGCTCTGGGTCGTGCAGAGCAAGGCAGCCGACTACTAG
- a CDS encoding EF-hand domain-containing protein, with the protein MATDLQRRKISRVFAALDANSDGFLEEGDFAALAARWIEVRGPGDHQLLEQIMLGWWATLLAASDLDRDNKVTLDEVLLVVDQLPEMPEAVTGTAAAMFEAIDENQDGLISAAEYRQLIEVWNGRPTDTDAIFPALDADGDGRLSHEEFGDLWYEFWAGDDADAPGTLVFGPL; encoded by the coding sequence ATGGCCACTGACCTGCAACGACGCAAGATCAGCCGGGTGTTCGCGGCACTGGACGCCAACAGCGACGGGTTCCTGGAGGAAGGCGACTTCGCCGCGCTGGCCGCGCGCTGGATCGAGGTGCGCGGGCCGGGCGATCACCAGCTGCTGGAGCAGATCATGCTCGGCTGGTGGGCCACCCTGCTCGCCGCCTCCGACCTGGATCGTGACAACAAAGTCACCCTGGACGAGGTGCTGCTGGTGGTCGATCAGCTGCCCGAGATGCCGGAGGCGGTCACCGGCACCGCGGCGGCGATGTTCGAGGCCATCGACGAGAACCAGGACGGGTTGATCTCCGCCGCGGAGTACCGGCAGCTCATCGAGGTCTGGAACGGCCGTCCCACCGACACCGACGCGATCTTCCCCGCGCTGGACGCCGACGGCGACGGCCGTCTCTCGCACGAGGAGTTCGGCGACCTCTGGTACGAGTTCTGGGCCGGGGACGACGCCGACGCCCCCGGCACCCTGGTGTTCGGCCCGCTCTAG
- the sufD gene encoding Fe-S cluster assembly protein SufD yields MTAIVEGVKPHSHGAGAVVPDASRAEWFSSFDVTEFEVPTGREELWRFTPLKRLRNLHDGSAPASGTTAVEVSAAPEVNVETIERGDTRLGVAGVPADRVAAQAWCSYPSATLVTFPKDTKATAATIVTVTGAGLDKTAYGHIQLRAEAFAEGIVVLDYRGSGAYAENVEIVVGDGAKLTVVSVQDWADDAVHVASHHAKLGRDAVLRHTAVTLGGDLVRLSPTVTYDGPGGDAEMLGVYFADAGQHLEHRLFVDHSASHCRSNVVYKGALQGEGAHTVWIGDVLIRATAEATNTYELNRNLLLTDGARADSVPNLEIETGEIEGAGHASATGRFDDEQLFYLQARGIPVEQARRLVVRGFFSEILAKITVPEVRERLEAAIEAELEAVGA; encoded by the coding sequence ATGACTGCGATTGTTGAAGGGGTGAAGCCGCACTCGCACGGCGCGGGTGCGGTTGTTCCGGACGCCTCCCGCGCGGAGTGGTTCTCCTCGTTCGACGTCACCGAGTTCGAGGTGCCCACCGGGCGCGAGGAGCTGTGGCGGTTCACCCCGCTCAAGCGGCTGCGCAACCTGCACGACGGTTCGGCCCCGGCCAGCGGGACCACCGCGGTCGAGGTCAGCGCCGCGCCCGAGGTGAACGTGGAGACCATCGAGCGCGGGGACACCCGGCTCGGCGTGGCCGGCGTGCCAGCCGACCGCGTTGCCGCGCAGGCGTGGTGCTCCTACCCGTCGGCGACCCTGGTGACCTTCCCGAAGGACACCAAGGCCACCGCGGCGACCATCGTGACGGTGACCGGAGCGGGTCTGGACAAGACCGCGTACGGGCACATCCAGCTGCGCGCCGAGGCTTTCGCCGAGGGCATCGTGGTGCTGGACTACCGCGGCTCCGGCGCCTACGCGGAGAACGTGGAGATCGTCGTCGGTGACGGCGCCAAGCTGACCGTGGTCTCGGTGCAGGACTGGGCCGACGACGCGGTGCACGTGGCCAGCCACCACGCCAAGCTCGGCCGGGACGCCGTGCTGCGGCACACCGCGGTGACCCTGGGCGGCGACCTGGTCCGGCTGTCCCCGACGGTGACCTACGACGGTCCCGGCGGCGACGCGGAGATGCTCGGCGTCTACTTCGCCGACGCCGGCCAGCACCTGGAGCACCGGCTCTTCGTCGACCACTCGGCCTCGCACTGCCGGTCCAACGTGGTCTACAAGGGCGCGCTGCAGGGCGAGGGCGCGCACACGGTGTGGATCGGCGACGTGCTGATCCGGGCGACCGCTGAGGCCACCAACACCTACGAGCTGAACCGCAACCTGCTGCTCACCGACGGCGCCCGCGCCGACTCGGTGCCGAACCTGGAGATCGAGACCGGCGAGATCGAGGGCGCGGGTCACGCGTCGGCGACCGGCCGCTTCGACGACGAGCAGCTGTTCTACCTCCAGGCGCGGGGCATCCCGGTCGAGCAGGCTCGGCGACTGGTGGTGCGCGGGTTCTTCAGCGAGATCCTCGCCAAGATCACCGTGCCCGAGGTCCGCGAGCGCCTCGAGGCCGCCATCGAGGCAGAACTCGAGGCGGTCGGCGCATGA
- the sufU gene encoding Fe-S cluster assembly sulfur transfer protein SufU, with product MQLEQMYQEIILDHYKNPHLRGLRDPFQAEVHHVNPTCGDEVTLRVQLVGEGLDAKILDVSYDAQGCSISQAATSVLTDLVVGTTVEQALTKHEAFRELMQGRGKVEPDEDVLEDGIAFAGVAKYPARVKCALLGWMAFKDAVAQVVGEGAGAR from the coding sequence ATGCAGCTGGAACAGATGTACCAGGAGATCATCCTGGACCACTACAAGAACCCGCACCTGCGCGGCCTGCGCGATCCGTTCCAGGCCGAGGTGCACCACGTCAACCCGACCTGCGGTGACGAGGTGACGCTGCGGGTGCAGCTGGTGGGCGAAGGGCTGGACGCCAAGATCCTCGACGTCTCCTACGACGCCCAGGGTTGCTCGATCAGCCAGGCGGCCACCTCGGTGCTGACCGACCTGGTCGTGGGCACCACGGTGGAGCAGGCGCTGACCAAACACGAGGCGTTCCGCGAGCTGATGCAGGGCCGTGGCAAGGTGGAACCGGACGAGGACGTGCTGGAGGACGGCATCGCCTTCGCCGGAGTGGCCAAGTACCCGGCGCGCGTCAAGTGCGCGCTGCTGGGCTGGATGGCATTCAAGGACGCGGTGGCGCAGGTCGTCGGGGAAGGAGCCGGTGCGCGATGA
- a CDS encoding metal-sulfur cluster assembly factor, with amino-acid sequence MSTEEQQEVQRGVAGMPELPAEPKVELALVADVEEAMRDVVDPELGINVVDLGLVYGIHVEEDNVCILDMTLTSAACPLTDVIEDQTRAVLTGPGLVDEVRINWVWMPPWGPDKITDDGREQLRALGFTV; translated from the coding sequence ATGAGCACCGAAGAGCAGCAGGAAGTGCAGCGCGGGGTCGCCGGGATGCCGGAGTTGCCCGCCGAGCCCAAGGTCGAGCTGGCCCTGGTCGCCGATGTCGAGGAGGCCATGCGTGACGTGGTCGACCCCGAACTGGGTATCAACGTGGTCGACCTGGGCCTGGTCTACGGCATCCACGTCGAGGAGGACAACGTCTGCATCCTGGACATGACGCTGACTTCCGCGGCCTGCCCGCTGACCGACGTCATCGAGGACCAGACCCGCGCCGTGCTGACCGGCCCCGGCCTGGTCGACGAGGTCCGGATCAACTGGGTCTGGATGCCGCCGTGGGGCCCGGACAAGATCACTGACGACGGTCGCGAGCAGCTCCGCGCGCTCGGTTTCACCGTCTGA
- a CDS encoding cysteine desulfurase: MTTVAAPLDVAAIRADFPILGRTVRDGKRLVYLDSGATSQRPRQVLDAERHFLETSNAAVHRGAHQLAEEATDAYEEARAKIAAFIGVGADEVVFTKNATEGVNLVAYAMSNAATAGDLASRFQVGPGHEILVTEMEHHANLVPWQELCRRTGATLRWFGVTPDGRLDLSNVDELINDNTKVVAFAHQSNVLGTVNPVRSLVERARAVGAFTVLDACQSVPHAPVDFEALGVDFAVFSGHKMLGPSGVGVLYGRHELLSAMPPFITGGSMIELVKMEGSTYAPPPQRFEAGVPMTSQVIGLGAAVDYLTELGMDRVAAHEHHLTELALAGLKEIPGVRIIGPDVPVDRGGAVSFVIDGVHAHDAGQVLDSLGVEVRVGHHCAWPLHRALGVAATVRASFYVYNEPAEVQALLDGVREAQRFFGVN; this comes from the coding sequence GTGACCACTGTTGCCGCACCTTTGGACGTCGCCGCCATCCGGGCCGACTTCCCCATCCTGGGCCGGACCGTGCGCGACGGCAAACGGCTGGTCTATCTCGACTCGGGAGCCACCTCCCAACGTCCGCGCCAGGTGCTGGACGCGGAACGGCACTTCCTGGAGACCAGCAACGCCGCCGTGCACCGCGGCGCGCACCAGCTGGCCGAGGAGGCCACCGACGCCTATGAGGAGGCGCGGGCCAAGATCGCCGCGTTCATCGGCGTCGGCGCGGACGAGGTGGTGTTCACCAAGAACGCCACCGAGGGCGTCAACCTGGTGGCCTACGCGATGAGCAACGCGGCCACCGCGGGCGACCTCGCGTCCCGGTTCCAGGTGGGTCCCGGTCACGAGATCCTGGTGACCGAGATGGAACACCACGCGAACCTGGTGCCGTGGCAGGAACTCTGCCGGCGCACCGGCGCGACGTTGCGCTGGTTCGGGGTCACCCCGGACGGCAGGCTCGATCTGTCCAACGTGGACGAACTGATCAACGACAACACGAAGGTGGTCGCGTTCGCGCACCAGTCCAACGTGTTGGGCACGGTCAACCCGGTGCGGTCCCTGGTGGAGCGGGCACGGGCGGTCGGCGCGTTCACCGTGCTGGACGCCTGCCAGTCGGTGCCGCACGCCCCGGTTGACTTCGAGGCGCTCGGAGTGGATTTCGCGGTCTTCTCCGGACACAAGATGCTCGGGCCGTCCGGAGTGGGTGTGCTCTACGGACGGCACGAGCTTCTTTCCGCGATGCCCCCCTTCATCACCGGCGGCTCGATGATCGAGCTGGTCAAGATGGAGGGCTCCACCTACGCCCCGCCGCCGCAGCGGTTCGAGGCAGGGGTGCCGATGACCTCGCAGGTGATCGGGCTGGGCGCGGCGGTGGACTACCTCACCGAACTGGGCATGGACCGGGTGGCCGCGCACGAGCACCACCTCACCGAGCTGGCGCTGGCCGGGCTCAAGGAGATCCCCGGCGTGCGGATCATCGGCCCGGACGTGCCGGTGGACCGCGGCGGTGCGGTGTCCTTCGTCATCGACGGCGTGCACGCGCACGACGCCGGGCAGGTGCTGGACAGCCTGGGCGTGGAGGTCCGCGTCGGGCACCACTGCGCGTGGCCGCTGCACCGCGCCCTCGGCGTGGCCGCGACGGTGCGCGCCAGTTTTTACGTCTACAACGAGCCCGCCGAGGTCCAGGCCCTGCTGGACGGGGTGCGCGAGGCCCAGCGGTTCTTCGGGGTGAACTGA
- the sufC gene encoding Fe-S cluster assembly ATPase SufC produces MATLEIKDLHAEVITNEGNKEILKGVNLTVKAGETHAIMGPNGSGKSTLAYAIAGHPKYAITSGSVLLDGEDVLELSVDERARAGLFLAMQYPVEVPGVSMSNFLRTAATAVRGEAPAVRHWVKEVKAAMTDLDIDPTFAERSVNEGFSGGEKKRHEILQLALLKPKIAVLDETDSGLDVDALRVVSEGVNRYKADGEVGVLLITHYTRILKHIAPDFVHVFAGGRIVESGGAELAERLENEGYVRYAGKPEAAAV; encoded by the coding sequence ATGGCTACTCTGGAGATCAAGGACCTGCACGCAGAGGTCATCACCAATGAGGGGAACAAGGAGATCCTCAAGGGTGTCAACCTCACCGTGAAGGCCGGTGAGACCCACGCGATCATGGGGCCCAACGGCTCCGGCAAGTCCACCCTGGCCTACGCCATCGCCGGGCACCCCAAGTACGCGATCACCAGCGGCTCGGTGCTGCTCGACGGTGAGGACGTGCTGGAGCTGAGCGTGGACGAGCGGGCCCGCGCGGGCCTGTTCCTCGCCATGCAGTACCCGGTGGAGGTGCCGGGCGTGTCCATGTCCAACTTCCTCCGCACCGCGGCCACCGCGGTCCGTGGCGAGGCTCCGGCCGTGCGCCACTGGGTCAAGGAGGTCAAGGCGGCCATGACCGACCTGGACATCGACCCGACCTTCGCCGAGCGTTCGGTGAACGAGGGCTTCTCCGGCGGTGAGAAGAAGCGCCACGAGATCCTGCAGCTGGCGCTGCTCAAGCCGAAGATCGCGGTGCTGGACGAGACCGACTCCGGTCTGGACGTCGACGCGCTGCGCGTGGTGTCCGAGGGCGTCAACCGCTACAAGGCCGACGGCGAGGTGGGCGTGCTGCTGATCACCCACTACACCCGGATCCTCAAGCACATCGCCCCCGACTTCGTGCACGTCTTCGCCGGTGGCCGCATCGTCGAGTCCGGCGGCGCGGAACTGGCCGAGCGCCTGGAGAACGAGGGCTACGTCCGCTACGCGGGCAAGCCGGAGGCCGCTGCCGTCTGA
- a CDS encoding helix-turn-helix transcriptional regulator, producing MKNTGTPQRSVVEAERADGRTRQAVARLLLEQGPMTAASVAEELGLSPAAVRRHLDALLADKEVSTREASRLQPRGRGRPAKLFLLTESGRAQFGHAYDDLAVAALRYLAECGGEEAVRAFAERRVATLVDRHRASVLSVSDPVQRAEALAQALSSEGYAASTRRVGHGEQLCQHHCPVAHVAAEFPQLCEAETTAFAELLGSHVQRLATIARGDAVCTTHLPLIPVAVSQNDPVPPTAGTTTTRPEPAEKPVPGQTARIPDGGEPA from the coding sequence GTGAAAAACACCGGGACCCCCCAGCGATCAGTCGTGGAGGCTGAACGCGCTGATGGGCGTACCCGGCAGGCGGTCGCCCGGCTGCTGCTGGAGCAGGGGCCGATGACCGCCGCGAGCGTTGCCGAGGAACTCGGCCTCAGCCCGGCCGCGGTGCGCAGGCACCTGGACGCGCTGCTGGCCGACAAGGAAGTGAGCACCAGGGAGGCCTCCCGGCTCCAGCCGAGGGGACGAGGCCGCCCGGCCAAGCTTTTCCTGCTCACCGAGAGTGGTCGCGCCCAGTTCGGGCACGCCTACGACGACCTCGCCGTGGCCGCGCTGCGTTACCTCGCCGAATGCGGCGGGGAGGAGGCGGTACGCGCCTTCGCCGAGCGCCGGGTCGCCACATTGGTGGACCGGCACCGGGCGAGCGTGCTGTCCGTTTCCGACCCGGTGCAACGGGCCGAGGCCCTCGCGCAGGCGCTGAGCAGCGAAGGCTACGCTGCCTCGACGCGGCGCGTCGGCCATGGTGAGCAGCTCTGCCAGCACCACTGCCCGGTCGCGCACGTCGCTGCCGAGTTCCCACAGCTCTGCGAGGCCGAGACAACGGCCTTCGCCGAGCTGCTCGGATCTCATGTGCAGCGCCTGGCGACCATCGCCAGGGGTGACGCGGTGTGCACCACGCACCTGCCGCTGATCCCCGTGGCGGTTTCCCAGAACGACCCGGTCCCGCCGACGGCGGGCACCACCACCACGCGTCCGGAACCGGCCGAGAAACCGGTGCCGGGCCAGACCGCACGGATCCCGGACGGAGGGGAGCCCGCATGA
- the mptB gene encoding polyprenol phosphomannose-dependent alpha 1,6 mannosyltransferase MptB — protein sequence MEGRPAELGRSSHGRPAGLNEAEQRQLDLVRRFGTLGSLLMAVGAIGAGASPVVNPFQDFPVLNLFIRVGTVSMAAVYTGMGLLIVSWLWLGRFASPGRPRLVSRSQMDRTLMMWLVPLSLSLPMFSRDVYSYLAIGEMAARGFDPYTQGPAETLGVDHPLTRGVPNIWRDTPSPYGQVGLAIGRGIASLVGDHLMVGILLHRLLALAGIAMIVWALPRLARRFGVPPVAALWLGAANPLVLFHLVSGVHNEALAIGLMLAGFELALSRSVILGTVIITTAALVKLPAVLALGFLGAVLARRMGGDIRDLLRITVKLVIVFALTLAAWRLLTGLDFGWIGALDVPNIVKTFKSPTTALGMAAGGIGILLGVGNHMDSAILIGRGLGYVIIAVICVALLWIAFRTRVPGRNPLTALGIALGCVLLLGAVVHPWYMIWAAIPLAAATNSRRFRTAAIVLSIVLAVPDPPPGMTYEGRAYVIPLSVAAGLIACALLVWAVRKHMPEPNNGKKRVLF from the coding sequence GTGGAAGGGCGACCGGCAGAACTAGGCCGGTCCAGCCACGGCCGTCCGGCCGGGCTGAACGAGGCCGAGCAACGGCAGCTCGACCTGGTGCGCCGCTTCGGCACGCTCGGCTCACTGCTGATGGCGGTCGGCGCGATCGGCGCCGGCGCCTCCCCGGTGGTCAACCCGTTCCAGGACTTCCCGGTGCTCAACCTGTTCATCCGGGTGGGCACGGTGTCCATGGCCGCGGTCTACACCGGCATGGGCCTGCTGATCGTGTCCTGGCTGTGGCTGGGCCGTTTCGCCAGCCCGGGGCGGCCGCGGCTGGTCTCGCGCTCGCAGATGGACCGCACGCTGATGATGTGGCTGGTCCCGCTCAGCCTGTCGCTGCCGATGTTCAGCCGGGACGTCTACAGCTACCTGGCCATCGGCGAGATGGCCGCCCGCGGCTTCGACCCGTACACCCAGGGGCCGGCGGAGACCCTCGGCGTGGACCACCCGCTGACCAGGGGCGTGCCCAACATCTGGCGGGACACGCCCTCGCCGTACGGGCAGGTCGGGCTGGCCATCGGCCGCGGTATCGCCTCGCTGGTCGGCGACCACCTGATGGTCGGCATCCTGTTGCACCGGCTGCTCGCGCTGGCAGGCATCGCGATGATCGTGTGGGCGCTGCCCCGGCTGGCCCGCCGGTTCGGGGTGCCGCCGGTGGCCGCGCTCTGGCTGGGCGCCGCCAACCCGCTGGTGCTGTTCCACCTGGTCAGCGGGGTGCACAACGAGGCGCTGGCGATCGGCCTGATGCTGGCGGGCTTCGAGCTGGCGCTGTCCCGCTCGGTCATCCTGGGCACTGTGATCATCACCACCGCGGCACTGGTGAAACTGCCCGCGGTGCTCGCGCTGGGCTTCCTGGGCGCGGTGCTGGCCCGCCGGATGGGCGGGGACATCCGCGACCTGCTCCGGATCACGGTCAAACTGGTGATCGTCTTCGCCCTCACCCTGGCGGCCTGGCGGCTGCTCACCGGCCTGGATTTCGGCTGGATAGGCGCGCTGGACGTGCCCAACATCGTCAAGACGTTCAAGTCCCCGACCACCGCGCTGGGCATGGCCGCCGGCGGTATCGGCATCCTGCTCGGCGTCGGCAACCACATGGACTCGGCCATCCTGATCGGCCGCGGCCTCGGCTACGTGATCATCGCGGTGATCTGCGTCGCGCTGCTCTGGATCGCCTTCCGCACCAGGGTGCCCGGCCGCAACCCGCTCACCGCGCTGGGCATCGCGCTGGGCTGCGTGCTGCTGCTGGGCGCGGTGGTGCACCCCTGGTACATGATCTGGGCCGCCATCCCGCTGGCCGCGGCGACCAACTCACGCCGGTTCCGCACCGCCGCGATCGTGCTCAGCATCGTGCTCGCGGTGCCGGACCCGCCGCCCGGCATGACGTATGAGGGTCGCGCCTACGTCATCCCGCTGTCGGTGGCGGCGGGCCTGATCGCCTGCGCCCTGCTGGTCTGGGCGGTGCGCAAACACATGCCCGAACCCAACAACGGCAAGAAGCGTGTCCTGTTCTGA
- the sufB gene encoding Fe-S cluster assembly protein SufB: MTAAAEQRPTTEPMTQEETLATLGRYEYGWADSDTAGETARRGLSEDVVRDISARKGEPEWMLESRLKGLKLFERKPMPHWGADLTGINFDSIKYFVRSTEKQATSWEDLPEDIKNTYDRLGIPEAEKQRLVAGVAAQYESEVVYHQIREDLEEQGVIFLDTDTALKEHPELFMEYYGSVIPHGDNKFSALNGAVWSGGSFIYVPKGVKVDIPLQAYFRINTENMGQFERTLIIVDEGAYVHYVEGCTAPIYSSDSLHSAVVEIIVKKGGRCRYTTIQNWSNNVYNLVTKRAKAEEGATMEWIDGNIGSKVTMKYPAVMLMGPHAKGEVLSIAFAGEGQHQDAGAKMTHLAPYTSSTIVSKSVARGGGRTSYRGLVRVNKGAHHSASTVKCDALLVDQISRSDTYPYVDVREDDVSMGHEATVSKVSEDQLFYLMSRGLTEDEAMAMVVRGFVEPIARELPMEYALELNRLIELQMEGAVG, translated from the coding sequence ATGACTGCCGCTGCCGAGCAGCGTCCCACCACGGAGCCCATGACCCAGGAGGAGACGCTCGCCACCCTTGGTCGTTACGAGTACGGCTGGGCCGACTCGGACACGGCCGGCGAGACCGCTCGACGTGGCCTGAGCGAGGACGTCGTCCGCGACATCTCCGCGCGCAAGGGCGAGCCCGAGTGGATGCTGGAGTCCCGGCTCAAGGGCCTCAAGCTGTTCGAGCGCAAGCCGATGCCGCACTGGGGCGCCGACCTCACCGGGATCAACTTCGACTCGATCAAGTACTTCGTGCGCTCCACGGAGAAGCAGGCCACCAGCTGGGAGGACCTGCCCGAGGACATCAAGAACACCTACGACCGCCTGGGCATCCCGGAGGCGGAGAAGCAGCGCCTGGTCGCCGGTGTCGCCGCGCAGTACGAGTCCGAGGTCGTCTACCACCAGATCCGCGAGGACCTGGAGGAGCAGGGCGTCATCTTCCTGGACACCGACACCGCGCTCAAGGAACACCCTGAGCTGTTCATGGAGTACTACGGCTCGGTGATCCCGCACGGGGACAACAAGTTCTCCGCGCTCAACGGCGCCGTGTGGTCGGGTGGCTCGTTCATCTACGTGCCCAAGGGTGTCAAGGTCGACATCCCGCTGCAGGCCTACTTCCGGATCAACACCGAGAACATGGGCCAGTTCGAGCGGACGCTGATCATCGTCGACGAGGGTGCCTACGTGCACTACGTCGAGGGCTGCACCGCCCCGATCTACTCCTCCGACTCGCTGCACTCCGCGGTCGTGGAGATCATCGTGAAGAAGGGCGGCCGCTGCCGCTACACGACGATCCAGAACTGGTCGAACAACGTCTACAACCTGGTCACCAAGCGCGCCAAGGCCGAAGAGGGCGCGACCATGGAGTGGATCGACGGCAACATCGGTTCCAAGGTGACCATGAAGTACCCGGCCGTCATGCTGATGGGCCCGCACGCCAAGGGCGAGGTGCTCTCCATCGCCTTCGCCGGCGAGGGCCAGCACCAGGACGCCGGCGCCAAGATGACCCACCTCGCCCCGTACACCTCCTCGACCATCGTGTCGAAGTCGGTGGCCCGTGGCGGCGGCCGCACCTCCTACCGCGGCCTGGTCCGGGTCAACAAGGGCGCGCACCACTCGGCCTCCACCGTGAAGTGCGACGCGCTGCTGGTCGACCAGATCAGCCGCTCGGACACCTACCCCTACGTCGACGTCCGCGAGGACGACGTGTCGATGGGGCACGAGGCCACGGTGTCCAAGGTCAGCGAGGACCAGCTTTTCTACCTGATGTCGCGCGGCCTGACCGAGGACGAGGCCATGGCGATGGTCGTGCGCGGGTTCGTCGAGCCCATCGCGCGCGAGCTGCCGATGGAGTACGCCCTCGAACTGAACCGCCTGATCGAGCTGCAGATGGAAGGGGCAGTCGGCTGA
- a CDS encoding Rieske (2Fe-2S) protein translates to MTEFRVCPLAELAEGKPHGTEVDGTPVVLVRLGERVHALRDVCSHAEVTLSDGGEVSDGAIECWLHGAGFDLCTGEPLTPPASEPIDVYAVSVREGEVYVDPATPTNR, encoded by the coding sequence ATGACCGAGTTCAGGGTGTGCCCGCTGGCCGAACTGGCCGAGGGCAAACCGCACGGCACCGAGGTGGACGGCACGCCGGTCGTGCTCGTCCGCCTCGGCGAGCGGGTGCACGCGCTGCGTGATGTCTGCTCGCACGCCGAGGTCACCCTGAGCGACGGTGGCGAGGTCAGTGACGGCGCCATCGAGTGTTGGCTGCACGGTGCGGGTTTCGACCTGTGCACCGGCGAGCCGCTGACCCCGCCGGCCAGCGAACCGATCGACGTGTACGCGGTGAGCGTGCGCGAGGGCGAGGTCTACGTGGACCCGGCCACCCCCACGAACCGCTGA